One genomic region from Cucumis melo cultivar AY chromosome 9, USDA_Cmelo_AY_1.0, whole genome shotgun sequence encodes:
- the LOC103503307 gene encoding uncharacterized protein LOC103503307, producing MDSFLGGFTEDSTTFNQDIQRCPFLRNINEPTNFSFSSSMAFPIPVRGAKGPIFEDGPNFDMAFRLFHGRDGVVPLSGRSMHPGSVELKPAPSQFNPLAAKAATISLSSFGPGGPFSFGSFSEKWKNQKKKFESSKKESSSQGGNSQHEAVGNEWLQMGNCPIAKSYRAVSSVIPLVAKALQPPPGMKFRCPPAVVAARAALAKTAFAKNLRPQPLPAKVLAIGLLGMAANVPLGIWREHTEKFSPSWFAAVHAAVPFIAMLRKSILMPKSAMAFTIAASVLGQVIGSRAERLRLKAVASKKLTLQDSLAESTLLPVVNMKNGHCGDIESWNPVTTLQVAGPASPNKVPC from the exons ATGGATAGTTTCCTTGGAGGTTTTACAGAAGACTCTACAACCTTTAATCAGGATATTCAAAGATGTCCATTCTTAAGGAATATTAATGAGCcgacaaatttttcattttcctcGTCCATGGCTTTCCCAATACCT GTACGTGGAGCTAAAGGGCCAATTTTTGAAGATGGTCCCAATTTTGATATGGCATTTAGGCTTTTTCATGGACGAGATGGAGTTGTTCCACTCTCTGGAAGATCCATGCATCCAGGGAGTGTAGAACTCAAACCAGCCCCATCACAGTTCAATCCTTTAGCAGCGAAGGCAGCCACTATTAGCCTCTCATCCTTCGGACCTGGTGGCCCCTTCAGCTTTGGTTCATTTTCAGAGAAGTGGAAAAATCAGAAGAAGAAATTCGAATCATCAAAGAAAGAGTCTTCTTCGCAG GGTGGAAATTCACAGCATGAAGCAGTGGGCAATGAGTGGCTGCAAATGGGTAACTGTCCAATTGCAAAGTCATACCGTGCTGTTAGCAGTGTTATACCGCTTGTTGCAAAAGCTCTTCAGCCCCCACCAGGCATGAAATTTAGATGCCCACCAGCAGTAGTTGCCGCAAGAGCAGCTTTAGCAAAGACTGCATTTGCAAAGAATCTCCGTCCCCAACCGTTGCCAGCAAAAGTCCTTGCAATCGGTCTTCTTGGCATGGCTGCAAATGTACCACTAGGAATATGGAGAGAACATACCGAAAAATTCTCACCCTCTTGGTTTGCTGCCGTTCATGCAGCTGTTCCATTTATAGCTATGCTAAGGAAATCTATCTTAATGCCTAAATCAGCGATGGCATTTACCATTGCAGCGTCAGTTTTAGGGCAGGTTATCGGCTCAAGGGCAGAGCGACTCCGACTCAAGGCAGTGGCTTCAAAAAAACTAACCCTACAAGATTCTCTCGCCGAATCTACCCTTTTGCCGGTGGTTAACATGAAGAATGGTCATTGTGGCGACATAGAAAGCTGGAATCCAGTTACCACTCTTCAAGTAGCAGGTCCAGCTTCACCAAATAAGGTGCCGTGCTGA